A stretch of Sphingorhabdus sp. YGSMI21 DNA encodes these proteins:
- a CDS encoding RidA family protein → MTDNIEQALIAKGIELPTPAAPVASYVPAIEMNGMLHISGQVSMHDGKLITGRLGDDMSLEDGQQAAKACALMIAAQIKKAAGSLDRVDRIVKLGVFVNSTADYTDHPKVANGCSDMMEVIFGAAGQHARSAVGVASLPLGVAVEVDAIIALKPE, encoded by the coding sequence ATGACCGACAATATTGAACAGGCCCTGATCGCCAAGGGCATTGAATTGCCGACACCGGCGGCCCCGGTTGCCTCTTATGTTCCCGCCATCGAAATGAATGGCATGCTCCATATCAGCGGACAGGTCTCCATGCACGACGGCAAGCTGATCACCGGGCGGCTGGGTGACGATATGTCACTGGAAGACGGGCAACAGGCCGCCAAGGCCTGCGCGCTGATGATCGCAGCGCAAATCAAGAAAGCTGCTGGATCGCTCGACCGGGTGGACCGGATCGTGAAGCTCGGGGTCTTCGTCAACAGCACCGCGGACTATACTGACCATCCCAAGGTCGCAAACGGCTGTTCCGACATGATGGAAGTGATTTTCGGCGCCGCCGGGCAGCATGCCCGAAGCGCGGTCGGCGTGGCCTCGCTGCCGCTTGGGGTTGCGGTCGAGGTTGACGCCATCATCGCCCTGAAGCCCGAGTGA